The DNA sequence TGGTACGGCCCGCGTCGGTGTAGGACACGGCACCACCCGCATGATCGAAGTGCAGGTGCGTGAGCAGTACATCGGTTACGTCATTGATAGCATACCCGGCCTGCTCAACGGCGCGGGTAAGTGTTTTGCCATTCGGCAGGTCGTAATACGCAAAGAACTTGGCATCCTGTTTGTCGCCAACGCCCGTGTCGACCAGCATCAGCCGGTTTCCCTCCTCAACGAGCAGGCAACGAAGAGCCCAGTCGCACAGATTGCGGTCATCGGCCGGGCACTGCTTCTGCCAGATTGTTTTCGGAACGACGCCAAACATAGCGCCCCCATCGAGTTTGAAAGGGCCTGTATCAATGGGTGTAATAGTCATAGGATAGGGGATGTTGATCGGTAAAGGTAAAATCTGTACCTGACAATTCAGCGTACATGTTCCACGGCGTAGCGTGACGAACAGACGCTTCGCCAAGGATTCGCCGACAGTGCCGTCCGTCAATTCTTACTCCTTAATTTTTGTTATATTGTGCAGGTAGCTGACGCGACTTCGCATTCACTACGTTTGTTTCATACACGCGTCCAATCCTCCCACAATTCATGAAACGAATCGTTCATAAACATCCGCTGGCCATTCGGTGGTTTCACTGGATCAACTTCCCCGTGCTGTTCGTTATGATCTGGAGCGGGTTACTCATCTATTGGGCCTATGACCCCTATAAAATCCAGCTTGGCGGCTACACGCTGGTCTCCTTCTTCCCGGATGGTTTTTACAAATTCCTCCACGTGCCGCGCCGGCTGGCCGAAGGTATGGCCTGGCACTGGGTCTTTATGTGGCTGTTCATTCTGAACGGACTCGCCTACGTTGTGTATACGTTTGCCTCGGGCCAATGGCGTCACCTGGTTCCTGGCCGGCGTTCGTTTCGCGAAGCGATAGCGGTAACGCTCTATGACCTGGGGCTGCGCAAGACCCAACCACCATTTGTTAAGTACAACGGCGCCCAGAAAATCGCTTATTTCACCATCATGCTCATGGGCGCAGGATCTACCCTGACCGGTTACGCTATCTACAAGCCAACGCAATTCTCGTGGCTGACGAGTTTGCTGGGTGGTTATGAAGCAGCCCGTCTCGAACATTTCGTGCTGACCGTTGGTTTCGTCCTGTTTTTTTTCATCCACATCGGGCAGGTTATCCGGGCGGGCTGGCACAACTTCCAGTCGATGATAACGGGGTTTGAAGTCCTCAAACCCAACGACCCGGAGCGCCCACTGGCCCGTGAGTCAGTCGATACCCCACCCGTTTCTCCCGCAGACCCCGTTGCTCCGGTACCCACCCTAACCCCCACACAAGCATGAGCCAGCCGACCGAACCGAAACTACCCGAAAGCGACGTACCCGACTCGACCATCCGCCGACGGATGCTGAAATCATTTGGCTGGTTTACGCTGGCGG is a window from the Spirosoma rigui genome containing:
- a CDS encoding cytochrome b/b6 domain-containing protein, which produces MKRIVHKHPLAIRWFHWINFPVLFVMIWSGLLIYWAYDPYKIQLGGYTLVSFFPDGFYKFLHVPRRLAEGMAWHWVFMWLFILNGLAYVVYTFASGQWRHLVPGRRSFREAIAVTLYDLGLRKTQPPFVKYNGAQKIAYFTIMLMGAGSTLTGYAIYKPTQFSWLTSLLGGYEAARLEHFVLTVGFVLFFFIHIGQVIRAGWHNFQSMITGFEVLKPNDPERPLARESVDTPPVSPADPVAPVPTLTPTQA